Proteins encoded together in one Oncorhynchus masou masou isolate Uvic2021 chromosome 3, UVic_Omas_1.1, whole genome shotgun sequence window:
- the LOC135514924 gene encoding C-type lectin domain family 10 member A-like, translated as MEISDIKLCNKGASKNENEYAIASQDSREETKKDATSKDRPVANPSSYDNSGRKPSRAAAVCLGMLCVLLLAGIVGLGFYHKNIISGFEDCKVSNINLSKKKDQLEISFNTITNERDQLQTSYSTMKKEIDQLETSYNTMKKEIDQLQTSYNTMKKERDQLQTTFNTMTKEIDQLQTSFNNLAKESDQLKSERDRLRERFSDLKQAGPKGWTLFQSTWYYISSEVKSWDESRQDCIERGADLVIINSKDEQTFLTNLNKRIWIGLTDKDIEGTWKWVDGTKLTTSYWTGKQPDNGGGDPIYGEEDCAEIVMGWIWNDISCVNHYNWVCEKVV; from the coding sequence ATGGAGATATCAGATATCAAGTTATGTAACAAAGGGGCGAGCAAAAATGAGAATGAATATGCCATCGCCTCTCAGGACTCAAGAGAAGAGACCAAGAAGGATGCCACCTCTAAGGACAGACCAGTTGCTAACCCCTCAAGTTATGATAACTCAGGTAGGAAACCCTCCAGAGCTGCTGCAGTTTGTCTGGGGATGCTGTGTGTTCTCCTACTGGCTGGGATTGTAGGTCTGGGTTTCTACCACAAGAATATCATCAGTGGGTTTGAGGATTGTAAAGTCAGCAACATCAACCTGTCTAAGAAAAAAGACCAGTTAGAGATCAGCTTCAACACCATAACAAatgagagagaccagctacagaccagctacagCACCATGAAAAAGGAGATAGACCAGCTagagaccagctacaacaccatgaaaaaggagatagaccagctacagaccagctaTAACACCATGAAAAAGGAGAgggaccagctacagaccacctTCAACACCATGACCAAGGAGatagaccagctacagaccagcttCAATAACCTGGCTAAGGAAAGTGACCAGTTGAAGTCGGAGAGAGACAGGCTTCGGGAGCGCTTTTCTGACCTAAAACAAGCTGGACCTAAAGGCTGGACGCTGTTTCAGTCCACTTGGTACTACATCTCCTCTGAGGTAAAATCCTGGGATGAGAGCAGACAGGACTGCATTGAGAGAGGAGCAGATCTGGTGATCATAAACAGCAAAGACGAGCAGACATTTCTCACTAATCTGAACAAGAGGATCTGGATTGGCCTGACTGACAAAGACATAGAGGGGACCTGGAAATGGGTGGACGGTACCAAACTGACCACATCCTATTGGACGGGAAAGCAACCTGATAATGGTGGTGGGGATCCAATATATGGGGAGGAGGATTGTGCTGAGATTGTTATGGGGTGGATATGGAATGATATTTCATGTGTAAATCATTACAATTGGGTCTGTGAGAAGGTTGTTTAA